The Mesorhizobium loti DNA segment GTCAGGATCGTGCGCTGAGGCGCTCGCAACGACCCTCGGACAACTGGACGGGGCTCAAGCCTGCTGTATGGCCGAGAGCTTCCAGCTCGAGCCATTCTGACGCGTGAATGTCCACAGCTCGGTCGTCTCCGTCGGATGATCCTCGTCTCCTTCGACGACCTTGCCGTTGGCCCGTTCGCGCATCACGTCACGGGACTCGTAGCGCAGTGCGGCTGTGGCGTAGTCGCGGTCATCCTCGCGCCAGCTTTCGGCGATGTCGGCCTGCAGCAAGGTGATATCGGAGACCTCGTTCCGGAGACCTTTCTGGGCGTTGTCGGCCAGCTCTTCTGAGAGATAGGACACCATTTCGGGCGTCGTCGCCCGGCGGAGCGCAGCATGGTCTTCGCGCCCGAATGCTTCCTGGACATCGGTCAGCAGCTGCTGGAAGGCGTCGAGGTCGGTCTGGGCCAAGGTGATCTCTTCGGAGCCTGCAGCCGGCGAGCTTCCGCCTGGACCACCGCCGAAGCCGGGAATTGTAAAGGAGCCTGCGGTCTGCTGCTGTTCCGTTGCGCGGTTCTCAAATCGCGACGCCTGGGCATTGCCGGCACCAGCAAGCGCGGGCGCCGGACCACGCGCGGATTGCGAGCGGAAGAACCTGATGGCCAGCATGATGGCGCCACCGATGAGCAGGGCCTGAAGCAGGAAACCGAACATGCCGGCCAGCCCGCCGAAGCCCTGGCCCAGCAGCAGCCCGATCAGGCCACCGATCAGCAGGCCGCGCATCATCGTTCCACCGAAGCCGCTCATGAAGCCGGGCCTCTGCACCTGCGGCTGCCGGGCGGCAGAATTCACACCGGTGTTGGGCGTCATCGAACGCTCGACCGGAGCGGTCGGCGCCGGTGCCGTCCTCGTCGGCGGCGCCGACTGGAAGGTGCGCGTGCCGCGGCTGCCGAAACTGCCGCCGCGCCGCGCCTCGGCATGATCGATCGCGACCATGGAGAATGCCAGGAACAGTCCTGCAAACAGGGCTGCAAATCGGCTGGTGCGAGACATCATCGGAGATGAACCTTTGTCGATGTGGTTTTCAGGAATTTCAGCAGGCGCCGGCCCGGGCACCGGGCGGTGTCATCGGGTCAATCGAACAATTCCTCGAAGAAGGATTTCTTCCGCTTGGGATAGCGGTGGCCCTGCGAGCGGGAATAATCGTCATCACGGCCGTGCTGCGGCTGGGAGAACGCCGCCGGCTGTGGCTGCGGCGCAGGCGCCGCCTCCCTGCCGGAACGCTCGATGATCTTGTCGAGTTCGCCTCGATCAAGCCAGACGCCACGGCACTGCGGGCAATAATCGATCTCGATACCCTGGCGTTCGCTCATTGTGAGCGCAACGCGGCAGGAGGGGCAAACCAGACCAAGAAGGGAAGATGTCATACGGGGCTCCAAACCGAAAGGATTGAGCCCGCTTGACCGAAAAGGGTGGAAACGGGCCCGTTAAAGCGGTCCGACATCACAATCACCAGAAGCGATCGTCAGAGGGGCCCGGCCCGCATTCGACAGTTAGGAATGCGGGGCCAAGCCTTCAAGGGCGGTATCGCCGGAAAGTTGCTCAGACCGTCACGACGATCTCAGATCGTCACCACGATCTCAGATCGTCACCACGATCTTGCCGAACTGCTCGTTCGATTCGAGATAGTGATGCGCTTCGACGATCTGGTCGAAGGCAAAACTCCGGTCGATGATCGGCCTCAGCGTACCTGTCTCCAGGCCTTCGAGGATAAACGCCTTGGCGGCTTCCAGCTTCTCCGGGTCGCCGGTGATCTCGTGCATGAGATAACCACGCAACGTCAGCGTCTTGCCCAACACGGCAGCCAACGGGAACGGCGTCGGCTCGCTGCTGAGGCCGCCATATTCGATGAGAATGCCGCCCTTTGACATCGCCGCCGTCAGCGGTTCGAAGATCGGGCCGCCGACTGCATCCAGCACCACGCGCACGCCTCGCGGTCCCGCGATCTTGCTCAGCCGTGCGGCGAGGTCCTCCTCAGCCAGGACGACAACATGTGCCGCTCCGGCATCGAGCAAGGCCTGTTTCTTTACCGATGTTCGCGTCACCGCGATCGCTGTCGCGCCAATTTTGTTGGCGATCTGGATCGCAGCAAGCCCGACACTGCTTGAGGCCGCGGTGATGACGACGGCCTCTCCCCTGCCAAGCCTGGCAATGTCGATCAGCGCACCATAGGCGGTGAGATACTGCATCCAGATGGCCGCCGCGCTCTGCCAGTCGAGCGACGGCGGATGCTTGACGATGAGTCCGGCGGGATAGATGACCAACTCGCCGTAAGCCGGCCAGCGAACCATCGATTGCGGCGGGATGACGCTGACGGCGTCGCCCGGCACGAAATCCTTCACGCCTTCGCCTATCGACTCGACGACGCCCGCTGCCTCCAGGCCAAGCCCGGAGGGCAGGGGCGGCGTCTCAATGTAAGCACCCGAACGCAACAGAGCCTCGGCGCGATTGAGGCCGAGGGCCTTGACGCGGATCTGAACCTCGCCCGGGCTCGGTGGAGGAAGGTCGACATCCTCGATGCGCAGAACCTCGGGATCACCATGCCGGTGGAAGCGAACTACACGTGTCATTCGGGCTACTCCAAATTATCTGAACCGAATGAGCTATGCAGCCAGGAGGTTTCGTGGATAAATGGGCGTAAGCATAAAGCAGTAGAAACCAAAGGTTTCGAATATGGATCGGCTCGAGAGCATGGCCGTGTTCGTTAGGGCGGTCGACCTCGGCTCATTCGCGGCCGCGGCGATCACGCTCGATCTGTCCGGCCCAATGGTGGGCAAGCATGTCCGATTTCTCGAAGACCGGCTGGGCGTGCGCCTCATCAACCGCACCACGCGCCGTCAGAGCCTGACCGATTTCGGCCGCGCCTATTACGAACGCTGCCGGGTCGTGCTGGCCGAGGCCGAAGCCGCGGATGCGCTCGCCGCCGACCAGCTCTCGGAGCCGCGCGGAAAACTGCGCGTCACCATGCCGGCGCATTTCGGCCGCCACTGCGTCACCCCAGTGCTGCTGCAGTTCGCGCGGCAATATCCGATGCTGGAACTCGATTTGTCGCTCAGCGACCGCTTCGCCGATCTCGCCGAGGATGGCTACGACCTTGCCATCCGCACCGGAGATCTGGACGACAAAGCCGGCGTGATCGCGCGGCGTGTCGCACGCCAGGGCATGGTCGTCTGCGCCGCGCCTTCCTATCTCAAAAGCCACGGCGAACCGCGGCGGATCGAAGACCTCGCCGACCATCAGGCAATCGTCTACCGCCGGATCGGCCAGGCCGTTCAGCCGTGGCTGTTTCCCCGCGAAAGGCAAGCCGCTCAGGAGATCATGCCGAGCGGCCGGCTGCGGCTCGACGATCTCGATGCCATCGCCGATGCTGCAGTCGAAGGCATGGGGCCGGCATGGCTGCCCTGGTGGCTGGTTCGCGAGCGCATTCGAGCCGGTGCGCTGGTGGCGCTGTTACAGGACCAGCCGCGCTATCCCTACGACTGCCACGCCCTTTGGCTGCAGACGCCGCATCTGCCGCTCAAGGTGCGGCTCGCCGTCGATGCGCTGGCGGCCGCACTGCCGAAACTGATGGCCTGATTGCCAACAGAGCAGACTTGCGCTCTTTGCGGCGTCGCCTTCCCTGCCATATGAAGGTCACTGACGGAATGCGCACATTGCAGGAGATTGTTCATGACCAAAGGTTCGGATCTGTTCGTTGCGGCCCTCGAGAACGAAGGGGTCGACCGGATCTTCGGCATTCCGGGCGAAGAAAATCTCGACATCGTCGAATCGATCCGCCGCTCGTCGATCCAGCTGATCCTGACCCGCCATGAGCAGGCCGCTGCCTTCATGGCCGCCACCTATGGCAGGCTCACCGGCAAGGCGGGCGTGTGCATCACCACGCTTGGCCCCGGCGCGCTCAACCTGACGACCGGCGCGGCTTATGCGCTGCTCGGCGCGATGCCGATGATCATGATCACCGGCCAGAAGGGCATATTGTCGTCGCGGCAGGCGCGCTTCCAGATTGTCGACATCGTCGCGGCGATGAAGCCGCTGACCAAGCTGTCGCGCCAGATCGTCTCGCCCAAGATGATCCCGTCGCTGGTGCGCGAAGCTTTTCGCGTTGCCCAGGAAGAGCGTCCCGGCCCCGTGCATCTGGAACTGCCGGAAGACATTGCGGCGGCGGAGTGCGAGCCGATCGCACTGGTGCCGACGCACCCGGTCGAACTGCCGCTCGCCAGCCCGGGCGCGCTCGATCGCGCCGCCCGCATGATCATTGAGGCGAAACGTCCGCTGCTGATGTTCGGCGCGGCGGCGTCGCGGCCGCGCGTGACCCCCGATGTCGCGCAGTTCGTGCTGCGCACGCAAATTCCCTATTTCACCACGCAGATGGGCAAGGGCACCGTGCCTGGCGGCACCGAACTCTACATGGGAACGGCCGCCCTTTCGGAGCGCGACTATGTGCACGAGGCCATCGAACAGGCCGACCTGATCATCACTATCGGCCACGACACGGTCGAGAAACCGCCCTTCATCATGGGCGCCAACGGACCGAAGGTCATCCATGTCGGCTATCAAACAGCCGATGTCGAGCAGGTCTATTTCCCGCAGGCCGAGATCGTCGGCGACCTCGGTCCTTCGCTGGCGCTTCTGGCGGACCGTATCGAGGGCAAGATCCCCAACGCACAGGCCTTGCTGCCGCTGCGCGAAGGCATTCTGAGCCGCATCGCCGCACGCGCCACCGAGGACCGCTTCACGCCGCAGCGCATCGTGCATGATGTCCGCGCCGTGATGCCGGCGGACGGAATCCTCGCCCTCGACAACGGCATGTACAAGATCTGGTTCGCGCGCAACTACCGCACGCGCATGGCAAACACGCTGCTGCTCGACAATGCGCTCGCCACCATGGGCGCCGGCCTGCCGTCGGCGATGATGGCGTCACTGCTCTATCCCAACCGCCGTGTCATGGCCATTTGCGGCGATGGCGGGTTCATGATGAACAGCCAGGAACTGGAAACCGCCGTCCGACTCAAGCTCAACCTCGTCGTCCTGCTGCTTGAGGACCATGCCTATGGCATGATCCGCTGGAAGCAGGCGGTCGACGAATTTCCGGATTTTGGCATGACCTTCGGCAATCCGGATTTCGTCAAATACGCCGAGGCCTATGGCGCCAAGGGAACCAGGATTGCGGAAATCGCCGCCTTGCGGCCGGCGCTGGAACAGGCCTTCACCGGCGGCGGCGTGCATCTTGTCGTCGTGCCCATCGACTATTCCGAAAACACCCGGGTGCTCGTCGACGAATTGCGCGAGCGGCTGCCGGCGCCGCGCACGCCCTGACGGCAGCGGCAAAGCCGCCGTCAGGATTGGTTGGAACGAGGGCCTCTACACCTTGCAGTAAGGCGTAACCGGCGTGATGGTGCCGAAATCCCTAGCGATCTCGTAGCTGATGCCGTCCGCCGCAGCCTTGCCCACATAGGAGTGGCAGAGCGTGTGGTTGTTGGAGGCATCGACACGGATCTTGCCTTGGGGGGCGTCGAACTCGATGGTCGGCAGCGCCTTAAGCACATCGTCGTCCTTCAGCGATCCGGCCTTCTCGGCGGCCAGCGCATAGAGATGCAGGCCGTTGTAGCCGGCCTCGCCAATGCCGTTGACCATCTTCTCCTGGCCGAACTTCTCGCGGAAGCTCGCGATGAACTTCTTGTTGATCGGATTGTCGAGCGC contains these protein-coding regions:
- a CDS encoding LysR family transcriptional regulator, producing the protein MDRLESMAVFVRAVDLGSFAAAAITLDLSGPMVGKHVRFLEDRLGVRLINRTTRRQSLTDFGRAYYERCRVVLAEAEAADALAADQLSEPRGKLRVTMPAHFGRHCVTPVLLQFARQYPMLELDLSLSDRFADLAEDGYDLAIRTGDLDDKAGVIARRVARQGMVVCAAPSYLKSHGEPRRIEDLADHQAIVYRRIGQAVQPWLFPRERQAAQEIMPSGRLRLDDLDAIADAAVEGMGPAWLPWWLVRERIRAGALVALLQDQPRYPYDCHALWLQTPHLPLKVRLAVDALAAALPKLMA
- a CDS encoding quinone oxidoreductase, with amino-acid sequence MTRVVRFHRHGDPEVLRIEDVDLPPPSPGEVQIRVKALGLNRAEALLRSGAYIETPPLPSGLGLEAAGVVESIGEGVKDFVPGDAVSVIPPQSMVRWPAYGELVIYPAGLIVKHPPSLDWQSAAAIWMQYLTAYGALIDIARLGRGEAVVITAASSSVGLAAIQIANKIGATAIAVTRTSVKKQALLDAGAAHVVVLAEEDLAARLSKIAGPRGVRVVLDAVGGPIFEPLTAAMSKGGILIEYGGLSSEPTPFPLAAVLGKTLTLRGYLMHEITGDPEKLEAAKAFILEGLETGTLRPIIDRSFAFDQIVEAHHYLESNEQFGKIVVTI
- a CDS encoding acetolactate synthase, yielding MTKGSDLFVAALENEGVDRIFGIPGEENLDIVESIRRSSIQLILTRHEQAAAFMAATYGRLTGKAGVCITTLGPGALNLTTGAAYALLGAMPMIMITGQKGILSSRQARFQIVDIVAAMKPLTKLSRQIVSPKMIPSLVREAFRVAQEERPGPVHLELPEDIAAAECEPIALVPTHPVELPLASPGALDRAARMIIEAKRPLLMFGAAASRPRVTPDVAQFVLRTQIPYFTTQMGKGTVPGGTELYMGTAALSERDYVHEAIEQADLIITIGHDTVEKPPFIMGANGPKVIHVGYQTADVEQVYFPQAEIVGDLGPSLALLADRIEGKIPNAQALLPLREGILSRIAARATEDRFTPQRIVHDVRAVMPADGILALDNGMYKIWFARNYRTRMANTLLLDNALATMGAGLPSAMMASLLYPNRRVMAICGDGGFMMNSQELETAVRLKLNLVVLLLEDHAYGMIRWKQAVDEFPDFGMTFGNPDFVKYAEAYGAKGTRIAEIAALRPALEQAFTGGGVHLVVVPIDYSENTRVLVDELRERLPAPRTP
- a CDS encoding import inner membrane translocase subunit Tim44, with protein sequence MMSRTSRFAALFAGLFLAFSMVAIDHAEARRGGSFGSRGTRTFQSAPPTRTAPAPTAPVERSMTPNTGVNSAARQPQVQRPGFMSGFGGTMMRGLLIGGLIGLLLGQGFGGLAGMFGFLLQALLIGGAIMLAIRFFRSQSARGPAPALAGAGNAQASRFENRATEQQQTAGSFTIPGFGGGPGGSSPAAGSEEITLAQTDLDAFQQLLTDVQEAFGREDHAALRRATTPEMVSYLSEELADNAQKGLRNEVSDITLLQADIAESWREDDRDYATAALRYESRDVMRERANGKVVEGDEDHPTETTELWTFTRQNGSSWKLSAIQQA